A region from the Leptospirillum ferriphilum ML-04 genome encodes:
- a CDS encoding DUF4337 domain-containing protein: protein MGKESLEAHELIESVTESLDEREHKRDEWNIRVALTTSILAVLAALSNLESEQKTSEAILLKNSAIFYQAKSSDQWSFYQAKKIKLHMSENQLMLEKVMRAPKVDLAKLSGLVEKYKKQAKGIRQEAKSFEEKRDELNEESEKALKHHHAFAISVVCFQVSIVLSSMAVMLRRSMLWYVSIGLGALGLVSFSNGYFLFLG, encoded by the coding sequence ATGGGAAAAGAATCTCTGGAAGCGCATGAACTGATTGAATCCGTCACGGAATCTCTCGATGAGCGGGAACACAAAAGAGATGAATGGAACATCCGGGTGGCACTGACGACGTCTATACTGGCTGTTCTTGCGGCATTGTCAAATCTTGAGTCCGAACAAAAGACATCGGAAGCCATTCTTCTAAAGAATTCGGCAATCTTTTATCAGGCAAAGTCTTCCGACCAGTGGTCTTTTTATCAGGCAAAAAAAATCAAGCTTCATATGTCAGAAAACCAATTGATGTTGGAAAAAGTCATGAGAGCACCCAAGGTTGATCTGGCGAAGTTGTCCGGACTGGTGGAAAAATACAAGAAGCAGGCGAAAGGGATCCGGCAGGAAGCCAAATCGTTTGAAGAAAAGCGTGACGAATTGAATGAAGAATCTGAAAAAGCCCTGAAGCACCATCATGCATTTGCGATCAGTGTCGTCTGCTTTCAGGTCAGCATTGTGTTATCCTCTATGGCAGTCATGCTTCGACGCTCTATGTTATGGTATGTCAGTATAGGGCTCGGTGCATTGGGGCTCGTCAGTTTTTCCAACGGGTATTTCTTGTTTCTCGGTTAG
- a CDS encoding chemotaxis protein CheV, which produces MELVDFRMFQEEDGGGIREGIYGVNVSKVIEIIRMPPTLTPVPDSNPYQAGIINLRGQVIPVINLAKWMKIKEPDCIEPKTKQIIVTEFSSVRLGFIVHKASQIRRISWKEIVPITMATTGRHTGSKVTGTVKLSDEEVLLILDFESIVDEMGIFGRQEETLERMTEKKNMEHRYILAADDSPVALNMLTKALQKGGFSVMGVKNGQEAIEKLRMQRDLDPEKNIMNRVALLITDVEMPVMDGYTLTKEVKADPTLKALPVLMHSSMSGKENVRKGKEAGADDYIVKFDPEAFVSIVEKVLQKNSFQASVG; this is translated from the coding sequence ATGGAACTCGTGGATTTCCGAATGTTCCAGGAAGAGGATGGCGGGGGAATTCGCGAAGGAATTTATGGGGTCAATGTGTCAAAGGTGATTGAAATTATTCGGATGCCTCCAACCTTGACCCCTGTTCCGGATTCGAATCCATATCAGGCGGGCATTATCAATCTGCGAGGGCAAGTGATCCCTGTGATCAACCTGGCGAAATGGATGAAGATTAAGGAACCGGATTGCATCGAACCTAAAACCAAGCAGATTATTGTCACGGAATTCAGTTCCGTTCGTTTGGGTTTTATTGTCCATAAGGCTTCGCAGATCCGAAGGATTTCTTGGAAGGAAATTGTTCCGATCACGATGGCGACGACAGGTCGCCATACGGGCAGCAAGGTGACCGGGACCGTGAAACTTTCGGATGAAGAAGTGCTTCTGATCCTGGATTTTGAATCTATTGTCGATGAAATGGGAATCTTCGGTCGTCAGGAGGAGACCCTTGAGCGGATGACGGAAAAGAAAAACATGGAACATCGGTATATTTTGGCAGCAGATGATAGTCCTGTCGCTCTCAATATGCTTACGAAAGCTCTGCAGAAGGGAGGGTTTTCGGTGATGGGGGTAAAAAATGGACAGGAAGCGATAGAAAAGTTGCGTATGCAGAGGGATTTGGATCCGGAAAAAAACATTATGAACAGGGTGGCCCTGCTGATTACGGACGTTGAGATGCCTGTCATGGACGGCTATACGCTTACAAAGGAAGTCAAGGCTGACCCGACCCTGAAAGCTTTGCCTGTTCTGATGCATTCTTCCATGTCCGGAAAAGAGAATGTGAGAAAAGGAAAAGAGGCCGGGGCTGATGATTATATTGTGAAGTTCGATCCCGAAGCTTTTGTCTCTATTGTTGAAAAGGTACTGCAAAAAAATAGTTTTCAGGCTTCGGTCGGCTGA
- the nusA gene encoding transcription termination factor NusA yields MVNQELLSVIDQLHREKGISQETLIVALESALLAAARKRYGGGDNFQVEINPRTGEVQVLQIRRIVERVESPSEEISLAEALESDPEAEVGDEIGSYLEIDDFGRIAAQAAKQVMFQKVREAEWDVVTKEFGGRQGDIVNGVIIGHERKNYIVDLGKTEAVLPLREQMPRESFRRGDRIKALLLDMRTTSRGPQLVLSRTHPDFVSRLFEKEVPEIAEGILEVRNVVREPGERAKIAVYSRDPNVDPVGSCVGVKGVRVQAVVRELHGEKVDIIEWNSDPATFIARALSPAKAVRVSIKDMGSEKVATVVVQDSQLSLAIGRRGHNVRLAAKLTGWKVDIFSETQMQSEAGLDERAERVASLAETLGSQSGDTSLLRIEDLPGVGGNMAEILRDAGFDTLQAIAHASVEAISALPKFGPKTAAKLIQTAQDFLGESSGETPGLMELPKTDET; encoded by the coding sequence ATGGTGAATCAAGAACTTTTAAGCGTAATCGATCAACTTCATCGGGAAAAAGGGATTTCTCAGGAGACTCTTATTGTCGCCCTCGAATCGGCTCTGCTTGCCGCAGCACGCAAGAGATACGGTGGAGGGGACAATTTTCAGGTGGAAATCAACCCAAGGACTGGTGAAGTGCAGGTTCTCCAAATCCGGCGAATCGTTGAGCGGGTGGAGAGTCCTTCTGAAGAAATTTCTCTCGCCGAAGCCCTGGAGTCGGACCCTGAAGCAGAGGTGGGCGATGAAATCGGTTCCTACCTGGAAATTGATGATTTTGGGAGAATTGCGGCCCAGGCAGCGAAGCAGGTGATGTTCCAGAAGGTTCGAGAGGCGGAGTGGGATGTCGTCACCAAGGAATTCGGTGGTCGCCAGGGGGATATCGTCAACGGGGTAATCATCGGTCATGAAAGAAAAAACTACATCGTCGACTTGGGGAAAACGGAAGCCGTTCTCCCGCTTCGGGAGCAGATGCCGCGTGAAAGTTTTCGCAGAGGAGACCGGATCAAGGCACTTCTGCTCGATATGAGAACCACGAGTCGCGGTCCTCAGCTTGTGTTGTCCAGAACGCACCCGGATTTCGTTTCCCGTCTCTTTGAAAAAGAAGTTCCGGAAATTGCAGAAGGAATTCTGGAAGTTCGAAACGTTGTCCGTGAACCCGGGGAACGAGCAAAAATTGCGGTCTATTCCCGTGATCCCAATGTTGATCCGGTGGGTTCCTGTGTAGGGGTGAAGGGTGTTCGGGTTCAGGCGGTTGTCCGTGAACTTCATGGAGAAAAAGTCGATATCATCGAATGGAATTCGGACCCCGCTACTTTTATTGCCCGGGCCTTGAGTCCGGCAAAGGCGGTCAGGGTTTCCATAAAGGATATGGGGTCTGAAAAGGTCGCGACCGTGGTTGTTCAGGACTCCCAGCTTTCGTTGGCTATCGGAAGACGCGGACATAATGTTCGCCTTGCAGCAAAACTGACTGGCTGGAAAGTCGATATTTTTAGTGAAACCCAGATGCAGTCCGAGGCAGGATTAGATGAACGGGCTGAGAGGGTCGCCTCACTCGCAGAAACACTTGGCTCGCAAAGCGGCGATACAAGCCTTCTTCGTATCGAAGATCTGCCGGGTGTTGGTGGTAATATGGCTGAAATACTGCGGGATGCCGGCTTTGATACGCTTCAGGCCATTGCCCATGCTTCCGTCGAAGCTATTTCCGCGCTGCCGAAGTTTGGCCCCAAGACGGCAGCGAAATTAATACAAACGGCCCAGGATTTTTTGGGTGAGTCCAGTGGAGAGACTCCTGGTCTCATGGAACTTCCAAAAACGGATGAAACCTGA
- the truB gene encoding tRNA pseudouridine(55) synthase TruB, giving the protein MNPLSISPRTERTSGMFLVDKPAGMTSHDVVDSVRKNLGFIRVGHGGTLDPMATGVLPVFVGKSTRLAEMIHGYDKTYRFDVRFGVTTDTGDSEGKPLTEIKFDQLDRSKLKNLLQSFTGVRLQKPPMYSAVKKNGTPLYRLARKGIEIEREARRIEVYSLEMLTVFPDGKTASFRVKCSKGTFVRTIAEEIGEAMGLGGHVVFLRREEFGHFRAEDAVSLEDLISMDMDEGLSSCLWSPSRILESFPEIRILDAHLPDIHRGARIPAFQIYRTSGLFNLSEMVRISDRKGKCIAVGKTSVSSVELDRLPKGLPVAQVDKLIDWL; this is encoded by the coding sequence GTGAATCCACTGTCAATCAGCCCCCGGACCGAACGAACATCGGGTATGTTTCTTGTGGACAAGCCCGCCGGCATGACATCGCATGATGTGGTCGACAGTGTTCGTAAAAATCTTGGATTTATCCGTGTCGGACATGGTGGAACACTTGATCCAATGGCGACGGGTGTCCTTCCCGTTTTTGTCGGGAAATCCACGCGACTGGCAGAAATGATTCATGGATATGACAAAACATACCGGTTCGACGTTCGATTTGGTGTCACGACGGATACGGGGGATTCGGAGGGAAAGCCTCTGACTGAAATCAAGTTTGATCAACTGGACAGGAGCAAGCTCAAGAATCTGCTCCAGTCTTTTACAGGTGTGAGACTCCAAAAGCCGCCCATGTATTCGGCAGTCAAGAAAAATGGAACTCCTCTTTATCGACTTGCAAGAAAAGGGATTGAAATAGAGAGAGAAGCCCGTCGAATTGAAGTTTACTCCTTGGAAATGTTGACCGTTTTTCCGGACGGAAAGACTGCTTCTTTTCGGGTGAAGTGTTCAAAGGGAACCTTCGTCCGGACGATTGCAGAAGAAATCGGAGAGGCGATGGGGTTAGGTGGACACGTCGTATTCTTGCGCCGGGAAGAGTTCGGTCATTTTCGTGCTGAGGATGCTGTTTCCCTTGAAGACTTGATTTCCATGGACATGGACGAGGGTCTTTCCTCTTGTTTGTGGAGTCCCTCCAGAATCCTCGAGAGTTTTCCTGAAATCCGGATTTTAGATGCACATTTACCGGATATTCATCGAGGAGCCAGGATCCCGGCTTTTCAGATTTATCGGACGAGTGGATTGTTTAATTTGTCAGAAATGGTTAGAATATCTGATCGTAAAGGCAAATGTATCGCAGTGGGGAAGACTTCCGTGTCAAGCGTGGAGCTCGACAGGCTTCCAAAAGGTTTGCCCGTTGCCCAGGTCGATAAGTTGATCGACTGGCTCTGA
- a CDS encoding ribosome-binding factor A yields the protein MKPVYRRADRVSSEIREIVALVLSRFSAEPALGRLTILYVNLPDDLKVARIHYSVFPGEDPLYYGRLLTRHKGLIRKEVGKLLRMKWIPDIEFLPSPEIANSDSQSDFLVRQTDKNKKNTSSLMDELEGEQ from the coding sequence ATGAAACCAGTTTACCGCAGAGCTGACCGGGTTTCTTCTGAAATCAGGGAGATTGTTGCTCTCGTTCTCTCTCGCTTTTCGGCGGAGCCGGCTTTAGGGAGGCTGACAATTCTTTATGTCAATCTGCCCGATGACCTGAAAGTTGCGCGTATTCATTACTCCGTTTTTCCTGGGGAGGATCCACTCTATTATGGTCGATTGCTGACACGTCATAAAGGCCTTATTCGCAAAGAAGTCGGAAAACTGCTTCGTATGAAATGGATCCCGGATATCGAATTTCTACCTTCCCCCGAGATTGCTAATTCTGATTCGCAATCCGATTTTCTCGTTAGACAAACGGATAAAAATAAAAAGAATACGTCTTCTCTGATGGACGAACTTGAAGGTGAACAGTGA
- a CDS encoding DsbA family protein: MTDHSAHKHVFRFPWIFLLLSTLLFQSISGISRAFADTPQEHSQKTPEHQDTIGQAALQEKFRKVITSSLTMQKVPFKNFTWLDPKEVTGNVTAFPFAIDIGNKRIVSVVYLVNGRYLATSPLLDITDNYKPVPPIPPPSLISMNIPSSLFSLEKFPSSGKPSDTALVIEFGDDQCPVCRKWNQNEEQKVLQDPSIRFTYIPMPLVTIHQNALKAALFEMCAYQIRPSSFWTIHDLLNRRVELGSVDEKDLDGVLNGLASSQALPATKMNQCMSEQSPLPDIETADNTLTQKTGIPTTPTFIVGGQVKTGYLTYGEIKKLLGQKK; this comes from the coding sequence TTGACAGACCATTCAGCCCACAAACACGTTTTCCGGTTCCCATGGATTTTTCTTTTGCTCTCGACCCTTCTTTTTCAAAGTATATCGGGTATTTCCCGCGCTTTTGCAGACACTCCCCAGGAGCATTCCCAAAAAACACCCGAGCACCAGGATACGATCGGGCAAGCTGCTCTTCAGGAAAAATTCCGGAAGGTTATCACCTCGTCTCTGACCATGCAAAAGGTCCCATTTAAAAACTTTACATGGCTGGACCCCAAGGAAGTTACGGGAAACGTGACTGCGTTTCCATTCGCTATCGATATCGGAAACAAGAGAATCGTCTCCGTTGTTTACCTTGTCAACGGACGCTATCTTGCAACATCCCCCCTTCTCGACATCACCGACAACTACAAACCTGTCCCTCCCATTCCTCCACCCTCTCTGATCAGTATGAACATCCCCTCATCTCTCTTTTCTCTTGAAAAATTCCCAAGCAGCGGGAAACCTTCCGATACGGCTCTCGTTATTGAATTTGGGGATGACCAATGTCCAGTCTGCCGAAAATGGAACCAGAACGAAGAACAGAAAGTTCTTCAGGATCCTTCCATTCGGTTTACGTATATCCCGATGCCTCTTGTCACGATTCACCAGAACGCATTGAAGGCCGCTCTGTTTGAAATGTGCGCATATCAGATACGCCCATCCTCTTTTTGGACAATTCATGATCTGCTGAACAGAAGGGTTGAGCTCGGGAGCGTGGACGAAAAGGACCTCGACGGAGTCCTGAACGGTCTTGCATCCAGTCAGGCACTTCCGGCGACAAAAATGAACCAATGCATGAGTGAACAGTCGCCTCTGCCGGATATCGAAACGGCAGATAATACCCTGACACAAAAAACGGGTATCCCGACGACGCCGACCTTTATTGTCGGTGGTCAGGTCAAAACCGGATACCTGACCTACGGAGAAATCAAAAAATTACTCGGACAAAAGAAGTAG
- the infB gene encoding translation initiation factor IF-2: protein MIKVYELARELKMESKALLAKLKVWGVHAPNHMSVLDDKTVAQIKVRLKKGEEPPQEKKKSILIKKKASSLPSTTASEAGSSEHEDTSHSFAQVQEDQAEVLQHDQPHSEESLRHKEDSVPGIPSLEKTASPPLLEKPVPSPKKEILQEKSDETVSDVVQKEEKKGRDKEGKNLSEKKGKSVKPVKDRARKPDRLLMMGTEELLEAEDVVEGEPASEIPQPKMTAPVSRMPQGAVLPGMPPKEVSRPQANTGFRQSGNKKSGFHKKKDRGFSRTSPVVPEGTKTRKKSIKIEEGISVKEYADRLGLKAQEVIMKLMGMGVMVTINQPIDPDAAVLLAESLGIGVEVQSEESEDVLLGTEGEDSGQLVSRPPVVTIMGHTDHGKTTLLDAIRKSKIAEAEAGGITQHIGAYTIMEKDRNITFLDTPGHEAFTAMRARGAKVTDVVILVVAADDGVMPQTVEAINHSKAANVPIIVALNKVDKPEANPDRVMQELSGLGLIPEEWGGQTIYCPVSAKKRTGLDHLLEMVLLQADVLDLKANPDRRSQGVVIESKLDKGRGPVATVLVQNGTLRVGDFLVVGGNFGRVRSLINDRGQRVQEVLPSFPAEVIGLDGVPQPGESFVVVEDEKSGRQVAQSRSLKQRSAQMIRQKKVSLEDFYTQMQEGETKELNLILKVDVQGSLEPIRHALSKIGTSQVRVRFIHEGVGGIRETDVLLAQASNAIILGFNVRPDSKAAVLAEKEKVDIKFYSVIYDAIEDVRKAMEGLLAPTIREKVLGRVEVREVYFISKVGTVAGCYVLDGIVQKSGANVRLLRDDVVVYTGKINQLKRFKDDVKEVAAGYECGVSIENYQDIKQGDIIECFTEERIAAKLEG from the coding sequence TTGATCAAAGTCTATGAGCTGGCAAGAGAACTGAAAATGGAGAGCAAAGCTCTTCTGGCGAAGCTTAAAGTATGGGGTGTTCATGCCCCCAACCATATGAGTGTGCTGGACGATAAAACTGTTGCTCAGATCAAAGTTCGACTCAAAAAAGGAGAAGAGCCTCCCCAGGAAAAAAAGAAATCCATCCTGATCAAGAAAAAAGCCAGTTCTCTGCCCTCAACTACGGCTAGCGAAGCAGGGTCCTCTGAGCATGAGGACACTTCTCATTCTTTTGCCCAGGTCCAGGAAGATCAGGCAGAAGTTCTCCAACACGACCAACCGCATTCAGAAGAGTCCCTCCGACATAAAGAAGATAGTGTCCCCGGGATCCCATCACTGGAAAAGACCGCTTCTCCCCCACTGTTGGAAAAGCCCGTTCCTTCTCCAAAAAAAGAGATCTTGCAGGAAAAATCTGACGAGACTGTTTCAGATGTTGTCCAAAAAGAAGAAAAAAAAGGTCGCGACAAAGAAGGAAAGAATCTGTCTGAAAAAAAAGGCAAGTCGGTAAAGCCCGTAAAGGACAGAGCCCGCAAGCCAGACCGTCTCCTTATGATGGGGACAGAGGAACTGCTGGAGGCAGAAGATGTTGTGGAAGGAGAACCTGCTTCAGAGATTCCACAACCCAAGATGACTGCTCCTGTTTCCCGGATGCCGCAAGGGGCTGTTCTTCCGGGAATGCCTCCGAAAGAAGTCTCCCGTCCACAGGCGAATACGGGTTTTCGACAGTCAGGAAACAAAAAAAGTGGTTTTCACAAGAAAAAAGACCGCGGTTTTTCTCGCACTTCTCCTGTTGTGCCAGAAGGGACAAAAACGCGCAAAAAAAGTATCAAGATCGAAGAGGGAATTAGCGTCAAGGAGTATGCTGACCGTCTGGGACTTAAGGCCCAGGAGGTCATCATGAAACTGATGGGGATGGGTGTCATGGTCACCATCAATCAGCCGATTGATCCTGATGCAGCAGTCCTACTGGCGGAATCCCTTGGGATAGGGGTGGAGGTTCAGTCAGAGGAGTCTGAAGACGTACTGCTCGGGACCGAAGGTGAAGATTCCGGTCAGCTTGTTTCCCGTCCGCCGGTTGTTACGATTATGGGGCATACGGACCACGGAAAGACGACTCTGCTGGATGCGATTCGAAAATCGAAGATTGCGGAGGCGGAGGCTGGAGGAATCACACAGCATATTGGTGCCTATACCATTATGGAAAAAGACAGAAACATTACATTTTTGGACACCCCTGGTCACGAGGCTTTCACCGCCATGCGTGCCCGAGGTGCAAAGGTGACGGATGTTGTCATTCTTGTCGTCGCGGCAGATGATGGCGTGATGCCGCAGACGGTGGAGGCGATCAATCATTCAAAGGCTGCGAATGTGCCAATCATTGTGGCACTGAACAAGGTTGATAAGCCTGAAGCCAATCCGGATAGGGTGATGCAGGAGCTGTCTGGATTGGGACTGATCCCCGAAGAGTGGGGCGGTCAGACGATTTATTGTCCTGTTTCTGCCAAGAAAAGAACGGGGCTCGACCATCTTTTGGAAATGGTTCTTCTGCAGGCAGATGTCCTGGATCTTAAGGCGAATCCGGATCGTCGTTCGCAGGGGGTGGTCATTGAATCAAAGCTGGACAAGGGGCGTGGACCCGTGGCGACAGTGCTTGTTCAGAATGGAACCTTGCGTGTCGGGGACTTTCTTGTCGTCGGTGGGAACTTTGGTCGCGTCCGGAGCCTCATCAATGATCGGGGGCAAAGAGTTCAGGAGGTTCTGCCCTCGTTTCCGGCGGAAGTGATCGGGTTGGACGGAGTCCCTCAGCCCGGAGAGTCTTTTGTTGTGGTTGAAGATGAGAAAAGTGGCCGACAGGTTGCCCAGAGTCGCTCCCTGAAGCAGCGTTCTGCTCAAATGATTCGGCAGAAAAAGGTTTCTCTTGAAGATTTTTATACCCAGATGCAAGAAGGGGAAACAAAAGAGTTGAACCTGATTCTGAAGGTCGATGTGCAAGGCTCTCTTGAGCCTATCCGACATGCGTTGAGCAAGATCGGTACTTCTCAGGTGCGTGTCCGATTCATTCATGAGGGCGTCGGAGGTATCCGGGAAACGGATGTTCTTCTGGCACAAGCATCAAACGCTATTATCCTCGGGTTTAATGTCCGCCCGGATTCAAAGGCGGCAGTTCTTGCCGAAAAAGAAAAAGTCGATATCAAATTTTATTCTGTTATTTACGATGCGATTGAAGACGTGCGGAAGGCAATGGAAGGTCTTCTTGCGCCGACGATTCGGGAAAAGGTGCTTGGTCGTGTTGAGGTGCGAGAAGTCTATTTTATCAGTAAAGTTGGAACAGTGGCAGGCTGCTATGTGCTCGATGGGATTGTCCAGAAGAGTGGGGCGAATGTGCGGCTTCTTCGTGATGATGTTGTCGTATATACGGGAAAAATCAATCAGTTGAAGCGATTCAAGGATGATGTCAAGGAAGTTGCCGCCGGATATGAATGTGGTGTGTCTATCGAGAACTATCAGGATATCAAGCAGGGTGATATCATTGAGTGCTTTACGGAAGAGAGAATTGCCGCAAAACTGGAGGGATAG
- a CDS encoding DUF503 domain-containing protein has product MAGSRHSSIGHLILVLHFPYSHSLKEKRFHLAGLKKKIQDRYHVSIAETGDMDLWQKSVLEVVYVSANHAQVEKTLSAVVSFVVSHPEIQVLDEIQEFI; this is encoded by the coding sequence TTGGCAGGGAGTAGGCACAGTTCAATTGGTCATCTGATCCTTGTCCTTCATTTTCCGTATTCCCATTCTTTGAAGGAAAAGAGATTTCATCTTGCCGGATTGAAGAAGAAAATCCAGGACAGGTATCATGTTTCTATTGCCGAAACAGGTGATATGGACCTTTGGCAAAAATCTGTTCTTGAAGTTGTATATGTCTCGGCAAACCATGCTCAGGTAGAAAAAACGTTATCTGCTGTTGTCTCTTTTGTCGTTTCCCATCCAGAAATTCAGGTTCTGGATGAAATCCAAGAGTTCATCTGA
- the rimP gene encoding ribosome maturation factor RimP, producing MRFEKELDHILTPLGLSLHDLVLPGKSGGVFKVFVDHPQGVGLDQLEAVSRRISDLLDVLDPFPGKYRLEVSSPGLDRVLRIPEDLLLHVGKHIKVKMKEPFQGQRVFRGTIGSLEAGVLLISSVEGKKQLKHSIPLDLVAEVRAEFWLDALSDNSRNPDAGPGPTH from the coding sequence ATGCGTTTTGAAAAGGAACTCGACCATATTCTGACTCCCTTGGGACTCAGTCTGCATGACCTTGTCCTTCCGGGCAAAAGCGGGGGAGTGTTCAAGGTTTTCGTGGATCACCCCCAAGGAGTCGGTCTTGATCAGCTGGAAGCAGTCAGTCGCCGCATCAGCGATCTCCTCGATGTCCTGGATCCTTTCCCTGGCAAATATCGGCTTGAAGTCAGTTCTCCCGGTCTTGATCGGGTACTTCGTATACCGGAAGACCTGTTGCTCCATGTCGGGAAACACATCAAAGTCAAAATGAAGGAACCCTTCCAAGGACAAAGAGTCTTTCGGGGGACGATTGGGAGTCTTGAAGCCGGTGTGCTTCTGATTTCTTCTGTTGAGGGAAAAAAACAGCTTAAGCATTCAATTCCTCTGGATCTTGTTGCGGAGGTCAGAGCTGAGTTCTGGCTAGATGCTCTCTCTGACAATTCCAGAAATCCGGACGCAGGTCCGGGGCCGACTCACTGA
- a CDS encoding polyphosphate kinase 2 family protein, with protein sequence MTDKREETSFGLKYRIKPNSKFRLSDIPPDCSDPFKGKGGKEKADRLVVKNLEQIGELQNVLYASKKASLLIVLQGIDAAGKDGTIKHVLSGVNPQGCYVRSFKVPTEEEKLHDVLWRVHRYTPERGVIGIFNRSHYEEVLVARVHKLKPKGVWQKHYEQFNAFEKMLSDNGTIILKFFLSVSQEEQLKRIEERLTRPDKKWKYSSSDLVEREYWDDYQKAYEDMINKCSTEYAPWFIIPSDKKWFRNCLISSILCDTLKNLDLKYPEPEKETLTLKH encoded by the coding sequence ATGACGGATAAGAGAGAGGAAACCTCTTTTGGACTAAAATACAGAATCAAACCAAATTCAAAATTCCGTCTGTCCGATATTCCCCCTGATTGCTCCGACCCTTTTAAGGGAAAGGGTGGGAAAGAAAAAGCAGACAGGCTTGTTGTCAAGAACCTTGAACAAATCGGTGAGCTCCAAAATGTCCTTTATGCCTCAAAAAAAGCTTCTCTTCTCATCGTTCTTCAGGGCATTGATGCTGCCGGAAAAGACGGAACAATCAAACACGTTTTATCCGGAGTCAATCCACAGGGGTGCTATGTTCGGTCCTTTAAAGTTCCAACAGAAGAAGAAAAACTCCATGATGTCCTCTGGCGGGTTCACAGATACACCCCCGAGAGGGGAGTGATCGGCATCTTTAACCGCTCGCATTATGAGGAAGTCCTTGTCGCTCGTGTCCACAAACTAAAACCCAAAGGGGTTTGGCAAAAACATTACGAGCAATTCAATGCATTCGAAAAAATGCTTTCTGACAATGGAACAATAATCCTTAAATTTTTTTTAAGTGTTTCTCAGGAAGAACAATTAAAAAGAATTGAGGAAAGGCTTACCCGCCCGGATAAAAAATGGAAATACTCCTCCAGTGACCTGGTCGAAAGAGAATACTGGGATGACTACCAGAAAGCTTACGAGGACATGATTAACAAGTGTTCAACCGAATATGCGCCTTGGTTCATTATTCCGTCTGACAAAAAATGGTTCCGTAATTGTCTGATTTCGAGTATTTTATGCGATACTCTCAAAAATCTTGACCTTAAATACCCCGAACCCGAAAAAGAGACCTTAACTCTGAAACATTAA
- a CDS encoding prepilin peptidase, whose translation MLHKFPPTGIHRRLTGGCSESALSLKKEQLHVSPSLSGKDDPMNISSFIQEICYILGGLIWGSFLGVLADRIPRGESILTPPSHCLTCQKRLSPLDLIPLWAWVGNKGVCRYCGATIDPQMLGSEMLSGLFFGILPFISKDFRNGIVLATFFSFALPLSLIDLRHRRLPHSLTWTAGFSGLLLAWSGPERFFYPIGGFLAGFITLGLVSILHPKGMGMGDAFWIGSIGTFVGATGVVETLFLSSFFAILSLLPLFLVKKPDSSGVPWYKTSLPFGPYLSLGAILVLVDPGHMLEALQSAASLNNS comes from the coding sequence GTGCTTCACAAATTTCCTCCCACAGGCATCCATCGCCGCCTGACGGGAGGGTGTTCAGAAAGTGCCCTGTCCCTGAAGAAAGAGCAGCTTCATGTTTCCCCATCCCTTTCAGGTAAAGACGACCCCATGAATATTTCCAGTTTTATTCAGGAAATTTGTTACATTCTTGGAGGGCTGATTTGGGGAAGTTTTCTTGGGGTACTGGCTGACCGGATTCCCCGAGGGGAATCTATCCTGACTCCTCCCTCCCATTGTCTGACTTGTCAAAAACGACTTTCTCCCCTCGACCTCATTCCGTTGTGGGCCTGGGTTGGGAACAAGGGCGTTTGCCGATACTGCGGGGCAACCATTGACCCTCAGATGCTTGGAAGCGAAATGCTGTCCGGACTCTTTTTTGGGATACTCCCTTTTATCAGCAAAGACTTCAGAAATGGAATCGTGCTGGCCACCTTTTTTTCCTTTGCACTCCCCCTTTCCCTGATCGATTTGAGACACAGAAGGCTTCCGCATAGCCTCACCTGGACGGCAGGTTTCTCTGGGCTTCTTCTCGCATGGTCCGGCCCTGAAAGATTTTTTTATCCCATAGGGGGATTCCTGGCGGGGTTCATTACACTTGGACTGGTCTCCATCCTTCACCCCAAAGGAATGGGGATGGGAGATGCTTTCTGGATTGGTTCGATTGGCACGTTCGTTGGCGCCACAGGAGTTGTAGAAACTCTTTTCCTTTCTTCATTTTTCGCCATTCTCTCCCTTCTCCCCCTGTTCCTCGTCAAGAAACCGGACTCCTCTGGCGTTCCCTGGTACAAGACGTCCCTGCCTTTCGGCCCTTATCTTTCGCTGGGAGCCATCCTGGTCCTGGTAGACCCTGGCCATATGCTAGAAGCTCTGCAATCGGCCGCATCACTCAACAATTCCTAG